Within Ralstonia pickettii DTP0602, the genomic segment ATCTTTGACGGCGCCAACTCGTCGGGCCCGTACGTCCAGGACGGCAAGCTGCGCGCGTTCGCGGTCTCGTCACCCAAGCGCCTGGCGGCGTTTCCCGATATTCCGACACTGGCCGAACAGGGCCTGCCCAACTACAGCTTCCATGTCTACATGGGCCTGGCGGCGCCTGCCGGTACATCAACGCCGGTGGTCATGCGGCTGGCGAAGGCATTGAAGGCGGCGCAGGCAAGCGAAGCCGTGCGCGAGCGGTTCCGCAGGGACAGCGCCGAAGCCGGCAACATGTCTCCGGAGGAATTCACCGAGTTCCTGCGCCAGGACCTGCAGCGCAACATCAAGGTCGTGGCGGACCTGGGCATCCCGAAGGAATAAGCCGAACGACAAGCCGAACTACAAGCCGAGCGGCCCCTGCCAGCCCCTGCCGCAGGGGCCCGACACCTTACCTGGAGAGAATGCAATGGCAACAACCATCGTCGAGCAACTGGCCGGCTTCAGCCAACAAGGCACCTACGACACGCTGCCCTCTGCCGTCGTGGACGAATGCAAGCGCATCGTCCTCGATTCGCTGGGATGCGCATTGGCCGCCGTCGACCAGCCCAAGGGCAAGATCGGCATCGACTACGGCGCACTGATGGGCGGCGCCGCGGGCGACGCCACCATCATCGGCACCGACCAGCGAGTGTCGGTCGTCGGCGCGGCCTTTGCCAACGGCGAACTGATCAACGCGCTCGACATGGATGCGGTGGTGCCGCCGGGCCACGTGACGCCCTATGTCCTGCCCGGTGCGCTGGCGGTCGGCGAAGCCATGGGCCGGTCCGGCCAGGACCTGATTGCCGCGCTGGCGGTCTCGCACGAGATGTCGTACCGGCTCGGCAAGGCCATGGACTACCTGCGCGACACCAAGGACGGCAAGGTCTCGCCGCCGAAGATCTATGGCTACAGCAGCACCGTTTTCGGCGCGACGGCGGCCATCGTCAAGCTGAAGGGACTGGGCGCGGAGACGACAGCGCATGCGCTCGGGATTGCCGGCAGCATCAGCCCGGTGAACTCGCAGGTCGCCTGGTTCCAGCATGCGCCCAGCTCCACCATCAAGTACCTGCTTGCCGGCGCGCTGACGCAGGCGGCCATGGCCGCCGCGCACATGGCCGAGTTCGGCCACCGTGGCGACCTGCAGATCCTCGATGACCGCGAATACGGTTTCCCGCGCTTCATCGGCACCACGCGCTGGGAGCCGGACCGCATCCTCGCGGCACTCGGCACCGACTGGCAGTTTCCCACCGAGCAGGCCTACAAGCCCTACCCGCACTGCCGCATCCTGCATGCGCTGCTGGACAGCCTCAACGAGATCGTCGACCAGAACGAACTGCGGCCGGACGAGATCGACGGCATCAAGGTCTGGGTCGAGGGTTTCGTCGAGCAGCCGGTTTGGCTCAACCGTGAGATCCGGCATGTGCACGACGCACAGTTCAGCATCGCGCACGGGATCGCGCTGGGTGCGCATCGCGTGCCGCCGGGCAAGGCCTGGCAGGATCCGGAACTGGTGTTTGGCGAATCCGTGATGCGCCTGATGAGCAAGGTCGAGCATGCGGTGCACCCCGACTACGTGGCGCTGCTGACCGGCCATGCCGCCAGCCGGCCGGCCAGGATCGAGGTGTCGGCGCGCGGCCAGACCTTTGCCGGCGAGCGGCGCTACCCGAAGGGGAGCCCCTCCCCCGATCCGGACAGCTACATGAGCACGGATGAGCTGGTGCAGAAGTTCCGTGACAACGCGCGGGATGTCATTCCCGACGCCAACATCGCTCGCGTCATCGACGCGGTGCTGGACCTGGAGAACGTGGGGAACATCGCGTCTATTCTTGCTGACGTACGGCCGGGAAAGCAATAGCGACGCAGAAGCCGGGGCCTGCACTGGCGGGCAGCCCCCCGTTTCTCTGAGCGCGAAATGGGGGGATCGTCCTTTTCATGCAGATTGTACAGTTCGCAGTTGGCCAGGAAGGCCTCTCGGCCTTCGCGTCACTGTGGGTGCAGCTCAGAACCCAGTGGGTCCGGGAAGGCGCCCAATGACTTGTTCGACTCGGCGAGCCAGGGTGAGCAGCTCACGGTCACGACCGGCGGCCGCATCGAGCTCGAGCCCGAGTGGAAGCCCTTCCGAGTGCAGTGCCATCGGAATGCTGATACCGGGCACGCCGGCGGAGCTCGACGGATGCGTGTTCCGGGACAGGAAGAGGTCCGTGAAGTCCTTGCCGCCGACTCGGAACTTCCACTGATTCTCGATACGAGGCGCTGCACACGGCGTGGTCGGGAAGAGCAGCGCATCGGCCTGTCCGAACGCAATCGCCGCAAGCCGGCGGCTCAGCTCTTTTCTGCCCACGTTAAGTGCGGCGAGGTACTTCTCATCGGACACGTAGCCTGCGCCGGAGGACACGACGAAGTGCGACCAGCCACTCATGATGTTCTCGCCCAACCCCGCATAGATCTGCTCGAAGGAAACGGGCAGCGCGTTGGCAGCGAGGAATCTGCGAACGGCGGGCATCGTCTCATGGAAGAAGATGGGCCACGTCGTGCTATCGGCAAGGGCAAGGAAGTCCTCCCCTAGATCGACCTCCACCAGCTCGGCTCCTGCGTCCTTAAGCTGTCGTAAGGTCTCGCGGAACGCGCGCTCCACCTCACCGTCCACGTCGGCCAGGTACTGCCGAGGCGCGTAGGCGAACTTGACGCCCTTCAGGTTGCCGCTTACGTCGGAGCTGTGGACAGGGCTCCTGGTGAGCACGGCGTCCACGAGCTCACAGTCTTCCACGCTGCGCGCCAGGAGACCCGTCGTGTCGAGGGTGTCGGATATCGGGGCCACGCCCTGGGCCGGCCAGCGGCCCGGCGTCGGCTTGTATCCCACCACACCACACAACGAGGCGGGAACACGGATCGAGCCGACAGTGTCGCCCCCGAGCGCAGCGGGAACGATGCGAGCAGCCACCGACGCGCCTGCCCCGCTGGAGGAGCCGCCCGTGACGTTGGCCTTGTTGTAGGGGTTCTTCACCTGGCCATGGTGTGCATTGAGCCCCGTCAGGCCGTACGACATCTCCACCAGGTTGTTCTTTCCGAAGATGATCGCCCCCGCATCTTTCACACCTGTAATCGCCTCAGCGTCCCGCGTCGGCTTGAAGGCGGCCAGCACGGAAGTGCCGACGGTGGTGGTCAGCCCCTTGGTCAGGTAGCTGTCCTTGACCGCCAGGGGCACGCCAAGCAAGGGAGCACTGCGTCCTGCTCGAAGCGATCGATCGGCTTGCCTTGCGGCCTCCAGCACTGAGGCGCCATCGATTGTGATGAACGCTTTCAAGTCGGCGTGCTCACGCGCTCGTTCCAGCAGCTTCCCGACATATGCCTCCGAGGAAATCTCCCCGTTTCGAATTGCACGTGCTGCAGCTGCGAGCCCGAGCTCGTGCAATTCACCGGCGCTGGCCGAACGCGTTGCGGCCATGAGTTCTCCAGTCTGACCGAAAGCCGCTGCGGCGGCCGCCCCAGGGAGCTGGCGTCGGTCGATCGCGAGCGTGCGCCCGGACTGGTCGGGGTTCTGGGCCGCAGATGGGGAGTGTTTTGAGCTCATTACTCTACCTTCGAATGTCGTATGCCCTGAGGGGGCGGATGGGAAGCAATGGATGTCTTTGACAGACCAAGGATAAGGGCCTAGGCTTTAGCTTGAATGACGAACTTCCCTCGTTTTAGGCCAACATGAAACGCGTCGGACTCGTGGTGTTCCCCGGCTTCCAGATCCTGGACATAGTGGCCATCTCGGTGTTCGAGATGGCCAACCTTGCTGCACCCAAGGCTGCCTATGACATCCATGTCGTCTCCGAAAGCGGCGGTGCGGTGAAAAGCTCGCTGGGCACGGCGGTTCACACGATTGTGCTGGATCCGAGCGTCTACGACACGCTCATCGTGGCCGGGGCGACCACGCCGCAGCCGTCGTCGCCCAAACTCCTGCGGGTGCTCTCGCGCGCGCTCGAGCCCACTCGGCGCATGGCCAGCATCTGCACCGGCGCCTTCGTCCTGGCCGAGGCCGGGATCCTGGAGGGCCGTCGCGTGACAACGCATTGGGCCCATGCGCGGGAGCTTCAGCGCCGCTATCCGTCGATCCGGGTCGAAGAAGACCGGATCTTCGTGCGCGACGGCACCGTCTGGACCTCGGCCGGCATGACCGCCTGCATCGACCTCGCGCTGGCGCTGGTGGAGGGCGACCTGGGCAGCGACGTGTCGGGAGCGGTCGCAAGACAGCTCGTCGTTCACCATCGCCGCTCGGGTGGGCAGTCCCAGTTCTCGGCGCTGTCGGAGCTGGAATCCAAGTCCGATCGCATCCAGGCGGCACTGACCTACGCCAAGAACCACCTGCGCGAAGACCT encodes:
- a CDS encoding AraC family transcriptional regulator, giving the protein MKRVGLVVFPGFQILDIVAISVFEMANLAAPKAAYDIHVVSESGGAVKSSLGTAVHTIVLDPSVYDTLIVAGATTPQPSSPKLLRVLSRALEPTRRMASICTGAFVLAEAGILEGRRVTTHWAHARELQRRYPSIRVEEDRIFVRDGTVWTSAGMTACIDLALALVEGDLGSDVSGAVARQLVVHHRRSGGQSQFSALSELESKSDRIQAALTYAKNHLREDLSVERLAHAVHMSQRHFSREFRLNTGQSPARAVERLRAETARILVEADRLTIERIASETGFSDPERMRRAFLRVFGEPPQALKRAARSRHAADSALT